In Candidatus Oleimmundimicrobium sp., one genomic interval encodes:
- a CDS encoding formate--tetrahydrofolate ligase, whose translation MKTDLEIAQEAKLRPIEEIARSLGLTEDEIELYGKYKAKTDLGVLSRLKDKPNGKYIDVTAITPTPLGEGKTVTTIGLSLGLNAIGKKVMTCIRQPSLGPVFGIKGGAAGGGYSQVLPMEDFNLHFTGDVHAVSLATNLLAAFIDNHILKGNKLNIDPHTISWNRVVDISDRALRNIVIGLGGKVNGIPREAGFDISVASEAMAILALASDLKDLRERLGRIVFAFTYDGKPVTAEELKCAGAMAVLMKDAIKPTLIQTTENTPCLVHAGPFANIAHGNNSIIADKIALKLADYVVTESGFGADCGAEKFMDIKCRVSGLKPDCVVVVATVRALKMHSGKFEVVAGRPLDPALTREDLDSLSKGIENLEAHIESLKNFGVPIVVAVNKFATDTEKEINFIRERAIAAGAEDAIKSEVWAKGGEGGKELAEAVAKACEKPSNFKFLYPDDVSIKEKIETIATKIYGAAGVDFSPIAEKKIKLYAEYGWDKFPICMAKTHLSLSHDPMLKGRPRNFRLPIRDIRPSVGAGFLYPLCGDMRTMPGLPSVPAGTKIDIDENGKIVGLF comes from the coding sequence GTGAAGACCGATTTGGAAATTGCACAAGAAGCAAAGCTTAGGCCAATCGAGGAAATTGCTAGAAGCCTTGGTTTAACAGAAGACGAAATTGAACTATATGGTAAATACAAAGCTAAAACAGATCTGGGTGTTTTAAGCAGATTAAAAGATAAGCCCAACGGCAAATATATTGATGTTACCGCTATTACGCCAACTCCACTGGGAGAAGGCAAGACAGTAACAACAATCGGGCTCTCCCTTGGATTAAATGCAATCGGCAAGAAAGTAATGACATGTATAAGGCAACCCTCTCTGGGCCCTGTCTTTGGCATCAAAGGCGGAGCAGCCGGTGGTGGCTATTCTCAAGTTTTGCCTATGGAAGATTTCAATTTGCATTTCACGGGCGATGTTCATGCTGTAAGTCTTGCGACAAATTTGCTAGCAGCCTTTATCGATAATCATATTCTTAAAGGGAACAAGCTAAATATCGATCCGCACACCATTAGTTGGAACAGAGTCGTTGATATAAGCGACAGAGCTTTACGCAATATAGTTATTGGATTGGGCGGTAAAGTTAACGGTATTCCAAGAGAGGCCGGTTTCGATATATCCGTTGCCTCAGAAGCTATGGCAATCCTTGCTCTGGCTAGTGATTTAAAAGATTTGCGCGAGCGTCTTGGTCGAATAGTTTTTGCTTTTACTTATGATGGAAAACCAGTGACGGCTGAGGAGTTAAAGTGTGCCGGTGCAATGGCTGTTCTAATGAAAGATGCAATAAAACCAACCCTTATTCAAACGACAGAAAATACTCCATGTCTTGTGCATGCCGGGCCTTTTGCCAACATTGCGCATGGCAATAACTCAATAATTGCTGATAAAATTGCTTTAAAACTGGCAGATTACGTGGTCACGGAAAGCGGTTTCGGGGCTGATTGCGGAGCCGAAAAATTTATGGATATTAAGTGTCGGGTAAGTGGCTTAAAGCCAGACTGCGTGGTCGTTGTTGCCACAGTTCGGGCACTGAAGATGCACAGTGGTAAATTTGAAGTTGTTGCCGGAAGGCCGCTTGATCCGGCTCTAACCAGAGAAGATTTGGATTCTCTCTCCAAGGGTATTGAGAATTTAGAAGCGCACATCGAGAGTTTGAAGAATTTTGGGGTGCCAATAGTCGTTGCTGTCAACAAATTTGCAACTGATACCGAGAAAGAAATAAATTTTATACGCGAGCGAGCAATAGCTGCCGGAGCCGAGGACGCTATTAAAAGTGAAGTTTGGGCTAAAGGTGGAGAAGGTGGAAAAGAGCTTGCGGAAGCGGTTGCAAAAGCTTGTGAAAAGCCATCGAATTTTAAATTTCTTTATCCTGACGATGTCTCAATTAAAGAGAAAATTGAAACTATTGCAACTAAAATATATGGTGCGGCCGGAGTCGACTTTTCACCTATCGCAGAAAAGAAAATCAAATTATATGCTGAATATGGATGGGACAAGTTCCCAATTTGTATGGCTAAAACACACCTTTCGCTATCTCATGATCCCATGTTAAAAGGAAGACCGCGCAACTTCCGGTTGCCAATTAGAGATATTCGCCCATCAGTTGGTGCCGGTTTCTTGTATCCGTTGTGTGGTGATATGAGGACAATGCCGGGACTTCCCTCTGTCCCTGCGGGAACAAAAATTGATATTGACGAAAATGGCAAGATAGTTGGTTTATTTTAA
- a CDS encoding ASKHA domain-containing protein encodes MKYKVIFYPDNIQIKVEEGENLLRAAMIAGVCLNASCGGDGTCGKCRVIIEKGIVEQQSTGRLTTKEIEQGYVLACLSKVGSDLEVRIPSESRLGKFIERKAPSASHMLIARGWEEYLSSWKMSPPVQKFYIEMSPPSLDDNTDDLRRIKRTLSKTHGLKEEVDIDLSILKYMVRILREANWRVTVTLVEFDSHTKIIKIEAGDTTGKNYAVAVDIGTTTIGARLINLSKQVAGAQGSKYNAQASCGADVISRMIFSCKKDGLVKLQSLVVDTISELIAELVSKAGIEFSDISCLILAGNTIMTHLFFGLSPKYIREAPYIPTATNFPWIKAKDFGMNIFEEVYAYCFPCVASYVGGDVVAGVIASGMSRSNKLTLFIDVGTNGEIVLGNADWLLACSCSAGPAFEGGGVKHGMRAIKGAIEQIRIDRNTYEPMILTIGQTKPVGICGSGLIDALAEMFLSKIVDQRGKINVNIDCPRVREGEHRPEYVLVWANETANGKDIVVTEVDIDNLIRAKAAIFAGISVLLESANVNASDIEEIFIAGAFGNYLEIERVQVIGLLPECPFEKVKFVGNGSLAGASLGSLSKEILLEAKEVAEKMAYVELSADAKFMDKYISALFLPHTNIELFPTVMKELKNK; translated from the coding sequence ATGAAATATAAGGTGATCTTCTATCCGGATAATATCCAGATTAAGGTGGAAGAAGGAGAAAACCTTCTCCGCGCCGCTATGATTGCTGGAGTTTGTCTAAATGCTTCCTGTGGGGGAGACGGAACTTGTGGAAAATGTCGGGTGATTATCGAAAAAGGTATTGTTGAACAACAATCAACCGGCAGATTAACAACAAAAGAAATTGAACAGGGTTATGTGCTGGCCTGTCTTTCTAAGGTTGGAAGTGATTTAGAGGTGAGAATTCCTTCCGAATCTCGCTTGGGGAAATTTATTGAAAGAAAAGCCCCCTCTGCTTCGCACATGCTGATTGCGCGGGGTTGGGAGGAGTATCTCTCAAGTTGGAAGATGTCCCCCCCGGTTCAAAAGTTTTATATTGAGATGTCCCCACCCAGCTTAGACGATAACACGGACGATTTGCGAAGAATAAAGCGCACTTTAAGCAAAACTCATGGTTTAAAAGAGGAAGTGGACATCGATCTTTCAATCTTAAAATATATGGTCCGGATTCTTAGGGAGGCAAATTGGCGAGTTACGGTAACTTTAGTTGAATTTGATTCTCATACTAAGATTATCAAAATTGAAGCCGGGGATACTACCGGGAAGAACTATGCCGTAGCTGTAGATATCGGGACAACCACCATTGGCGCCCGTTTAATAAATTTAAGTAAGCAAGTGGCTGGGGCTCAGGGTTCCAAATATAATGCTCAAGCTAGTTGTGGAGCAGATGTAATTTCAAGGATGATTTTTTCTTGTAAAAAAGACGGGCTTGTTAAATTGCAGTCGTTAGTTGTGGATACAATAAGCGAGCTTATAGCGGAATTAGTGAGTAAAGCAGGAATCGAATTTTCCGATATTTCTTGTTTAATTCTAGCCGGCAATACAATTATGACTCACCTGTTTTTTGGGTTAAGTCCCAAATATATAAGAGAAGCTCCTTATATTCCTACTGCGACGAATTTTCCCTGGATTAAAGCGAAAGACTTTGGGATGAATATCTTTGAAGAAGTCTATGCTTATTGTTTCCCCTGTGTTGCCAGTTATGTTGGCGGGGACGTGGTGGCCGGCGTTATTGCTTCGGGGATGTCTCGTTCAAATAAGTTAACGTTATTTATAGATGTTGGGACTAACGGGGAGATTGTTTTAGGGAATGCCGATTGGTTGCTTGCTTGTTCTTGTTCAGCTGGTCCTGCTTTTGAGGGAGGCGGCGTCAAACATGGCATGAGAGCGATCAAGGGGGCTATCGAGCAAATTCGCATCGACAGAAATACTTATGAACCAATGATTTTAACTATTGGGCAAACAAAGCCCGTTGGTATTTGTGGGTCTGGTCTCATTGATGCTTTAGCTGAGATGTTTTTAAGCAAAATAGTGGACCAAAGAGGCAAAATAAATGTGAACATTGACTGTCCGAGAGTTAGAGAAGGGGAGCATCGCCCCGAGTATGTTTTAGTGTGGGCGAATGAAACCGCTAACGGTAAGGATATAGTAGTTACAGAAGTAGATATTGATAACTTAATAAGGGCAAAAGCGGCCATTTTCGCCGGGATAAGTGTTTTATTGGAGAGTGCCAACGTAAATGCATCAGATATTGAAGAGATTTTTATTGCCGGTGCTTTTGGCAACTATCTTGAAATTGAGCGGGTTCAAGTAATAGGTCTTTTGCCTGAATGTCCGTTTGAGAAGGTGAAGTTTGTAGGTAATGGTTCTCTTGCCGGGGCAAGCCTCGGTTCGCTGTCGAAAGAAATTTTATTGGAGGCAAAAGAGGTGGCTGAGAAGATGGCTTATGTGGAGTTAAGCGCTGATGCTAAGTTTATGGATAAATATATTTCAGCTTTATTTTTGCCTCACACGAATATAGAATTATTTCCGACAGTGATGAAAGAGTTAAAAAATAAGTAA
- a CDS encoding AAA family ATPase produces the protein MAFTIAVAGKGGTGKTTISALIIKYLLEKKMTPILAVDADANSNLNEVLGVKVINSIGEVREEITKNVNSIPTGMSKDAYLELKIQEILVEASGFDLLAMGRPEGPGCYCYVNNILRRYMDILAKNYSYVVMDNEAGMEHLSRRTTYEVDHLLLISDTSPRAIRAAAKIRDLVKELELKVEETHLIINRVPKEGLSPILKEEIDKLNLNLLGTLPLDEQILEMDLKKRPILELPGGSCAFRAISGLIEKLNF, from the coding sequence ATGGCTTTTACGATAGCAGTTGCGGGCAAAGGCGGCACAGGAAAGACGACGATAAGTGCTTTGATAATTAAATATTTACTTGAAAAGAAAATGACTCCGATTTTAGCGGTGGACGCTGATGCTAATTCCAATTTGAATGAAGTTTTGGGTGTTAAAGTGATAAATTCCATCGGTGAGGTAAGGGAAGAGATAACTAAAAATGTTAACTCAATTCCAACCGGGATGTCTAAAGATGCTTATCTGGAACTAAAAATTCAAGAAATTTTAGTTGAGGCATCGGGATTTGATTTGTTGGCCATGGGCCGACCCGAAGGCCCTGGTTGCTACTGTTACGTAAATAATATTTTACGGCGATACATGGATATACTGGCGAAAAATTATAGTTACGTAGTTATGGATAATGAAGCCGGAATGGAGCATTTAAGCAGACGAACAACCTATGAAGTGGATCATCTTTTGTTGATTTCGGATACAAGCCCTCGAGCAATTCGGGCGGCGGCTAAAATTAGAGATTTAGTCAAAGAACTTGAGCTTAAAGTTGAAGAAACACATTTGATAATAAATCGTGTCCCTAAAGAGGGGCTGAGTCCCATTTTAAAGGAGGAGATAGATAAGTTGAACCTTAATCTTTTAGGAACTCTTCCATTAGATGAGCAGATTTTAGAGATGGATTTAAAGAAAAGGCCGATTTTGGAATTGCCCGGTGGTTCTTGTGCTTTTCGAGCAATTTCCGGGCTTATTGAGAAGCTTAATTTTTAA
- the folD gene encoding bifunctional methylenetetrahydrofolate dehydrogenase/methenyltetrahydrofolate cyclohydrolase FolD — translation MSAKIIDGKAIAASIRQDMVDEVAQLKKEGITPGLAVVIVGDDPASKVYVGQKEKGCAQVGIYSEKYALPADTSEEELLALVSKLNIDDKINGILVQLPLPKQIDEKKILYAISPVKDVDGFHPENIGKLVIGEDAFLPCTPHGIMVLLKHAGIDLRGKEAVVVGRSNIVGKPISLMLLSKSATVTICHSKTKDLSFHTKRADVLVAAVGKPEMIKGEMVKDGVIVIDVGVNRLESGKLVGDVEFESVSKKALVITPVPGGVGPMTITMLLKNTIKAAKMQA, via the coding sequence ATGTCAGCAAAAATTATTGATGGTAAGGCCATCGCCGCCTCAATACGACAAGATATGGTAGACGAAGTAGCCCAATTGAAAAAGGAGGGTATTACGCCGGGGTTAGCTGTTGTCATTGTTGGAGATGATCCCGCTTCTAAGGTTTATGTTGGTCAAAAGGAAAAGGGTTGCGCCCAAGTTGGCATTTATTCAGAAAAATATGCTTTGCCGGCAGATACTTCTGAGGAAGAATTACTGGCTTTAGTTAGTAAATTAAACATAGATGACAAGATAAATGGAATATTAGTTCAGCTTCCATTACCCAAACAAATTGATGAAAAAAAGATTCTTTACGCCATTAGTCCGGTAAAAGATGTGGATGGTTTTCATCCGGAAAATATTGGGAAGCTGGTTATAGGAGAAGATGCTTTTCTTCCCTGTACTCCACACGGAATAATGGTCTTGCTTAAACACGCCGGAATAGATTTGAGGGGAAAAGAAGCGGTGGTTGTTGGGAGGAGCAACATTGTTGGAAAGCCGATTTCACTTATGTTGTTATCGAAAAGCGCGACAGTTACTATCTGTCATTCAAAGACAAAAGATTTGAGTTTTCATACTAAGAGGGCAGATGTGCTTGTGGCCGCAGTGGGCAAACCGGAGATGATAAAGGGCGAAATGGTTAAAGATGGGGTTATCGTTATAGATGTTGGGGTAAATCGATTAGAGAGCGGAAAGCTTGTTGGTGATGTGGAGTTTGAAAGTGTGAGCAAAAAAGCTTTAGTCATTACTCCGGTTCCGGGTGGAGTTGGACCAATGACGATAACGATGCTTTTAAAGAACACAATTAAAGCAGCGAAAATGCAGGCATAA
- the cdhD gene encoding CO dehydrogenase/acetyl-CoA synthase subunit delta encodes MVFQAPVDTYQGKVREVTVGKEGSQVVVGGETTLPFYFFEGEMPRRPVIAMEIYDAAPNNWPSAVVEPFKDVLNDPIAWAKKCQDEYGADMICLRLVSTDPNGENRDPANAAETVKAILGAISIPLCVYGSGNAEKDGEVLKKVAEVAEGNRVILGPSQEDNYKSITAAAIGYKHNVSGLSPIDVNMAKQLNILMTQLGLDAGRLVMDPSGAALGYGLEYVYSITERLRLAALQQNDGMTQMPTLCDFGREVWKAKEAKTEDEPSWGDPEKRGILWEFMTAASMLIAGGDILIMRHPEAVKLTKKFIDELMS; translated from the coding sequence ATGGTATTTCAAGCACCGGTAGATACGTATCAAGGGAAGGTTCGTGAAGTTACTGTGGGCAAGGAAGGCAGTCAGGTAGTGGTTGGTGGAGAGACCACGCTCCCATTTTATTTTTTTGAGGGAGAGATGCCAAGACGGCCGGTTATAGCCATGGAGATTTATGACGCGGCTCCAAATAATTGGCCAAGTGCTGTCGTTGAGCCATTTAAAGATGTATTAAATGACCCCATTGCTTGGGCCAAAAAGTGTCAGGATGAGTATGGGGCGGATATGATTTGTTTACGACTTGTTAGCACTGACCCAAATGGTGAAAATCGAGATCCTGCAAATGCCGCAGAAACCGTTAAAGCTATCTTGGGAGCGATTTCCATTCCTTTATGTGTTTATGGAAGTGGTAATGCTGAGAAAGACGGAGAGGTTTTAAAGAAAGTTGCTGAGGTTGCTGAGGGGAACAGAGTAATACTTGGTCCTTCACAAGAAGATAACTACAAATCGATAACGGCTGCGGCTATTGGTTATAAGCATAATGTTTCAGGACTTTCTCCAATAGATGTGAATATGGCCAAGCAATTAAATATATTGATGACCCAACTAGGTTTAGACGCGGGCAGATTAGTGATGGACCCAAGCGGCGCGGCTTTGGGCTACGGGCTGGAGTATGTCTACTCGATTACTGAGAGATTGAGACTTGCAGCTTTACAACAAAATGATGGAATGACCCAAATGCCGACATTATGTGATTTTGGCAGAGAAGTTTGGAAGGCCAAGGAAGCAAAAACGGAAGATGAGCCAAGCTGGGGAGACCCGGAAAAGAGAGGGATTCTCTGGGAGTTTATGACAGCAGCCAGTATGTTGATTGCCGGAGGAGACATCTTGATTATGAGGCACCCCGAAGCGGTTAAATTAACAAAGAAATTCATTGATGAATTGATGAGCTAA
- the nuoE gene encoding NADH-quinone oxidoreductase subunit NuoE, producing the protein MSNCVCGAKKEEKKIQVNVNDVRKLLKKYEEKKGVLVHALQDVQKEFGFLPEEALKVIAEVMDLSLAHVYGVASFYAHFYFTPRGKNIIKVCTGTACHVRGSKVILEGLEEELGIKAGETTDDFEFTLETVSCVGCCALAPVVVVNEEVSREKNSKKIIAILKNKKEENDE; encoded by the coding sequence ATGTCTAATTGCGTTTGCGGGGCCAAAAAAGAAGAGAAAAAAATTCAAGTAAACGTAAATGACGTTCGTAAATTATTGAAAAAATATGAAGAGAAAAAGGGAGTGCTTGTGCATGCCCTTCAAGACGTTCAAAAAGAATTTGGTTTTTTGCCTGAGGAAGCGCTCAAAGTCATTGCTGAAGTAATGGACTTATCTTTGGCTCACGTTTATGGAGTTGCCTCGTTTTACGCGCATTTTTATTTTACTCCGCGAGGCAAAAATATAATTAAAGTTTGCACGGGCACGGCCTGTCATGTTCGCGGTTCGAAGGTGATTCTTGAGGGATTAGAAGAAGAACTTGGCATAAAAGCTGGCGAGACGACCGATGACTTTGAGTTCACGCTTGAAACAGTAAGTTGTGTGGGCTGTTGCGCGCTTGCTCCCGTTGTGGTGGTAAATGAAGAAGTTTCAAGAGAGAAAAATTCGAAGAAGATAATCGCAATTCTTAAAAATAAAAAGGAAGAGAATGATGAGTAA
- a CDS encoding NADH-quinone oxidoreductase subunit NuoF, with translation MSKFKSSKELSVLRKKICDERAKQKKTIVRVCNGTGCRASGAQKVVEAFKKEATKQGVDFEIRPTGCQGLCEKGPLVIVEPLDVFYQKVDPFDAAKIIDLTINRGKVIDRLQVVDPVTGELAVKEEEISFYGKQQRVVLRNCGHIDPTNIEDYIAIGGYEALVKILNDMTPEEVIEEVKKSNLRGRGGAGFPTGRKWEGGRRTKSDVKYIVCNGDEGDPGAFMDRSVLEGDPHSVIEGMIIGAYALGNCKEGFIYVRQEYPLAVENLTVAINQARELGLLGENILGSGFDFDLEIKRGAGAFICGESTALMFSIEGKRGMPRTTPPRSVGKGLWDKPTVLNNVETFANIPPIIIKGADWFPSIGTKGSPGTKIFALTGKVKNTGLIEVPMGITIREIVYDIGGGILGDKEFKAVQTGGPSGGCLPKEYLDLPVDFDSLTEVGAMMGSGGLVVMDESNCMVEIARYFLSFTQVESCGKCPPCRIGTYEMLEILNRIVEGKGEEGDIERLESIGKHIQKTALCGLGKSAPNPVLSTIKYFRDEYEAHIRDKYCPAGQCTALGHYQINEEDCLLCGLCKEVCAYDAITEERNRFYIDLSYCQKCGACIGVCPTGCVVRQFERKSTPTGKQEVAT, from the coding sequence ATGAGTAAGTTTAAAAGCTCTAAAGAGCTAAGTGTTTTGCGAAAAAAAATATGTGACGAAAGAGCAAAACAAAAAAAGACAATAGTTCGAGTTTGCAACGGGACTGGTTGTCGTGCTTCTGGCGCGCAGAAGGTTGTTGAAGCTTTTAAAAAAGAGGCTACCAAGCAAGGCGTTGATTTTGAGATAAGGCCAACGGGCTGCCAGGGTTTATGTGAAAAAGGCCCTCTTGTAATTGTAGAGCCCTTAGATGTTTTTTATCAAAAGGTTGATCCGTTTGATGCGGCAAAGATAATTGATCTTACTATAAATCGCGGCAAAGTTATTGATCGGCTGCAAGTGGTTGATCCTGTTACGGGAGAGCTTGCTGTTAAAGAAGAGGAAATTTCCTTCTATGGCAAACAGCAACGCGTAGTTTTAAGAAATTGTGGCCACATTGATCCCACTAACATAGAGGATTATATAGCAATTGGGGGCTATGAGGCGTTGGTGAAAATTTTAAATGATATGACGCCGGAAGAAGTGATAGAAGAGGTTAAGAAATCTAATTTAAGAGGTCGAGGTGGGGCAGGTTTTCCTACGGGAAGAAAGTGGGAAGGCGGTCGAAGAACAAAGAGTGACGTGAAATATATTGTTTGCAATGGTGACGAAGGGGACCCGGGAGCCTTTATGGATAGAAGTGTTTTAGAGGGTGACCCCCACTCTGTTATTGAAGGCATGATAATAGGGGCTTATGCTCTGGGCAATTGTAAAGAGGGATTTATATATGTAAGACAAGAATACCCTTTGGCGGTCGAGAACTTAACAGTGGCGATTAATCAAGCGAGGGAGCTTGGTCTTTTGGGCGAGAATATACTTGGGAGCGGTTTTGATTTTGATTTGGAAATAAAACGTGGAGCAGGAGCTTTTATTTGTGGAGAGTCGACAGCACTTATGTTTTCTATTGAGGGCAAAAGAGGGATGCCTCGAACTACTCCTCCTCGTTCTGTGGGAAAAGGACTATGGGATAAGCCCACAGTGTTAAATAATGTTGAAACCTTCGCTAATATTCCTCCAATAATAATTAAGGGAGCAGACTGGTTTCCCTCTATAGGCACAAAGGGCTCTCCGGGAACCAAAATATTTGCTCTGACCGGAAAAGTGAAAAACACTGGTCTTATTGAGGTTCCTATGGGAATAACTATTCGGGAAATTGTCTATGATATAGGTGGCGGTATTTTAGGCGACAAAGAGTTTAAAGCTGTTCAGACAGGAGGACCGAGTGGCGGTTGTCTTCCAAAAGAATATCTGGATTTACCCGTTGATTTTGATTCATTAACAGAAGTTGGAGCCATGATGGGCTCCGGCGGGCTTGTTGTGATGGATGAGTCCAATTGCATGGTGGAAATTGCAAGGTATTTTCTCTCTTTTACTCAGGTGGAATCTTGCGGGAAGTGCCCGCCTTGCAGAATTGGAACATATGAGATGCTTGAGATTTTAAACAGAATCGTTGAAGGGAAAGGCGAAGAGGGTGACATAGAGCGTTTGGAAAGCATCGGCAAACATATTCAGAAAACTGCTCTATGTGGTCTAGGTAAGAGCGCGCCCAATCCTGTGCTTTCAACCATTAAATATTTTAGGGATGAGTATGAAGCCCACATAAGGGATAAATATTGTCCGGCTGGGCAATGTACAGCACTTGGCCATTATCAAATAAACGAGGAGGATTGTCTCCTTTGCGGTCTATGTAAAGAGGTGTGTGCTTATGACGCGATTACAGAAGAGCGAAACAGGTTCTATATCGATTTATCATACTGTCAAAAGTGCGGAGCTTGTATAGGGGTTTGTCCGACCGGTTGTGTTGTGAGACAGTTTGAACGAAAATCCACTCCTACTGGTAAGCAGGAGGTGGCTACATGA
- a CDS encoding NADH-ubiquinone oxidoreductase-F iron-sulfur binding region domain-containing protein translates to MSSDGCPVLIVLEFLKGFARDKMCGKCLPCMFGTAQMVDVLERITNGKGEEEDMALLDEISSSIVDTARCKLGKDAATFVKDSLSASKSEYEEHIKDKYCAHKSCEIIVNYQINPEKCTMCGACKEVCSKDAIIGEKMVSYLSDNKPYYIKNKKCTKCDECLAVCEAGAIEIV, encoded by the coding sequence ATGAGCAGTGATGGTTGCCCGGTCTTGATAGTACTTGAATTTCTAAAGGGATTTGCCCGAGATAAGATGTGTGGCAAGTGTCTGCCCTGCATGTTTGGAACAGCGCAGATGGTCGATGTTTTAGAGAGGATTACAAATGGAAAAGGAGAAGAAGAAGATATGGCTCTGCTTGATGAAATATCTTCTTCTATCGTGGATACTGCTCGATGCAAACTGGGTAAGGACGCGGCTACTTTTGTAAAGGACTCATTGTCCGCATCTAAAAGTGAGTATGAAGAGCATATAAAGGACAAGTATTGCGCTCATAAATCTTGTGAGATTATTGTGAACTACCAGATAAACCCAGAGAAGTGTACGATGTGTGGAGCTTGCAAAGAGGTTTGCTCCAAAGATGCAATCATCGGTGAGAAGATGGTTTCTTATCTTTCGGACAACAAACCTTATTATATTAAAAATAAAAAGTGCACCAAATGTGACGAGTGTTTGGCCGTATGTGAAGCCGGTGCTATAGAAATTGTTTAA